The following are from one region of the Fusobacterium russii ATCC 25533 genome:
- the rplS gene encoding 50S ribosomal protein L19: MKEKLIELVEKEYLRSDIPSFKAGDTIGVYYKVTEGNKERIQLFEGVVIRVNGGGIAKTFTIRKVTAGIGVERIIPINSPKIEKIEVLKVGKVRRSKLYYLRGLSAKKARIKEVR; the protein is encoded by the coding sequence ATGAAAGAAAAGTTAATTGAATTGGTTGAAAAAGAGTACTTAAGAAGTGATATTCCTTCATTTAAAGCAGGGGACACTATAGGTGTATACTACAAGGTAACAGAAGGAAACAAAGAAAGAATTCAATTGTTTGAAGGGGTTGTAATCAGAGTTAATGGTGGAGGAATAGCAAAGACTTTCACTATAAGAAAAGTTACAGCAGGAATAGGTGTTGAAAGAATAATACCAATAAACTCACCTAAAATAGAAAAAATTGAAGTATTGAAAGTTGGTAAAGTAAGAAGATCTAAACTTTACTACTTAAGAGGATTATCTGCTAAGAAAGCAAGAATTAAAGAAGTTAGATAG
- a CDS encoding nitroreductase family protein: protein MVFDLIKKSRTHRHFTDEPVTEETVLKILNAARYSSSAKNRQILRYAYTIDDEKCQQIFKNVSLGGALKKEEKPTIDERPRAFIAIVTDDCIQEDSSSLFFNMGIASQNIVLMANDSGLSSCIVMAYNKKEVDKILNLPENYSSKILILLGRGKEEVKVIDIHSNEDTKYYRENLTHCVPKIVLEDLIVSK, encoded by the coding sequence ATGGTATTTGATTTGATTAAAAAAAGTCGTACTCATAGGCATTTTACTGATGAGCCTGTTACAGAGGAAACTGTCTTAAAAATTTTAAATGCAGCTAGGTATTCTTCATCGGCAAAAAATAGACAAATTCTTCGATATGCTTATACTATCGATGATGAAAAATGCCAACAAATTTTTAAAAATGTATCTTTAGGCGGTGCTTTAAAAAAAGAAGAGAAACCTACAATAGATGAAAGACCTCGTGCCTTTATTGCCATCGTTACAGATGACTGTATACAAGAAGATAGCTCTTCTTTATTTTTTAATATGGGAATAGCTTCTCAAAATATCGTTCTTATGGCTAATGATTCAGGTTTGAGTAGTTGTATTGTAATGGCTTATAATAAAAAGGAAGTTGACAAAATTTTGAATCTTCCAGAAAATTATTCTTCAAAAATTTTAATTCTTTTAGGAAGAGGAAAAGAAGAAGTTAAGGTTATTGATATTCACTCAAATGAAGATACTAAGTATTATAGGGAAAATCTTACTCATTGTGTCCCTAAAATTGTATTGGAAGATCTTATAGTAAGTAAATGA
- the rpsT gene encoding 30S ribosomal protein S20 has product MANSKSAKKRVLVAERNRVRNQAVKTRVKTMSKKVLATVESADVEAAKAALSVAYKELDKAVSKGILKKNTASRKKARLAAKVNSL; this is encoded by the coding sequence ATGGCAAATTCAAAATCAGCTAAAAAGAGAGTATTAGTTGCAGAAAGAAATAGAGTAAGAAATCAAGCAGTTAAAACAAGAGTTAAAACTATGTCTAAAAAAGTCTTAGCTACTGTTGAAAGTGCAGATGTTGAAGCTGCAAAAGCAGCATTATCAGTGGCTTATAAAGAGCTTGATAAAGCTGTATCTAAAGGAATTTTAAAGAAAAATACTGCTTCTAGAAAGAAAGCTAGATTAGCAGCAAAAGTAAATTCTCTTTAA
- a CDS encoding DJ-1/PfpI family protein, whose protein sequence is MKKIILFLFEGVELLELAFFTDVFGWNNIVGTKNIILETVSYKESVKCSWGGELKVEKVINNQNLKNFLSYDALVIPGGFGKYNFFRDKDNEFFKKLVKHFFEEDKYIFAICSGVLNLLSTSYIKDRNVTTYLLDNKRYFNQLKNYDVSPVEKEVCEDKNLFTCSGAGNSQELALKLLEILTDKENKNKVKENMFLK, encoded by the coding sequence ATGAAAAAGATAATCTTATTTTTATTTGAAGGAGTAGAACTTCTTGAGCTAGCGTTTTTTACGGATGTCTTTGGTTGGAATAATATTGTGGGAACAAAGAATATAATCTTAGAAACAGTGTCATATAAGGAAAGCGTAAAATGTAGTTGGGGAGGAGAACTCAAAGTAGAGAAAGTTATAAACAATCAAAATCTAAAGAATTTTTTAAGCTATGATGCTTTAGTTATTCCCGGTGGTTTTGGGAAATATAATTTTTTTAGAGATAAAGATAATGAATTTTTTAAAAAATTAGTAAAACATTTTTTTGAAGAAGACAAGTATATTTTTGCAATATGTAGTGGAGTTTTAAACCTTTTGTCAACAAGCTATATAAAGGATAGAAATGTAACAACTTACCTTCTTGATAACAAGAGATATTTCAATCAGTTAAAAAACTATGATGTAAGTCCTGTTGAAAAAGAAGTGTGTGAGGATAAAAACTTATTTACCTGTTCTGGAGCGGGTAATTCACAAGAGCTGGCTTTAAAGCTACTTGAAATTCTAACAGATAAAGAAAATAAGAATAAAGTAAAGGAAAATATGTTTTTAAAATAA
- the rpiB gene encoding ribose 5-phosphate isomerase B, translating into MKIALGADHGGYELKEKIKKYLSQKEDIKIVDMGTYSTESVDYPKYGHMVAKSVVEKEVDFGILICGTGIGISIAANKVSGIRAALCTNTTMAKLTRQHNDANILALGARIVGDVLALDIVDEFLATSFEGGRHTRRVETIEACNLF; encoded by the coding sequence ATGAAGATAGCTTTAGGTGCCGATCATGGAGGCTATGAATTAAAAGAAAAAATAAAAAAATATTTGTCACAAAAGGAAGATATAAAAATAGTTGATATGGGAACTTATAGTACTGAAAGTGTCGATTACCCAAAGTATGGTCATATGGTTGCTAAATCAGTTGTAGAAAAAGAAGTTGATTTTGGCATACTTATATGTGGAACAGGAATAGGTATTTCCATTGCCGCAAATAAGGTAAGTGGTATAAGGGCAGCTCTTTGTACAAATACAACTATGGCAAAACTGACAAGGCAGCATAATGATGCTAATATATTGGCATTGGGAGCAAGAATTGTAGGAGATGTTTTAGCTCTTGATATTGTTGATGAATTTTTAGCAACTTCTTTTGAAGGGGGAAGGCACACAAGAAGAGTTGAAACAATAGAGGCTTGTAATTTATTTTAA
- a CDS encoding histidine triad nucleotide-binding protein encodes MPSIFTKIINKEIPADIVYEDKDVVAFKDIAPVAPVHILVVPKKEIATINDIKEEDALLIGKIYLVIQKLAKEFNLDKDGYRVVSNCNEYGGQTVFHIHFHLIGGKKLGTMV; translated from the coding sequence ATGCCATCAATATTTACAAAAATAATTAATAAAGAAATTCCAGCAGATATTGTTTACGAAGACAAAGATGTAGTAGCTTTTAAAGATATTGCACCAGTAGCTCCAGTACATATTTTGGTAGTTCCTAAAAAGGAAATAGCCACAATAAATGATATTAAAGAAGAAGATGCTTTACTTATTGGGAAAATATATCTAGTTATCCAAAAGCTTGCAAAAGAATTTAATTTGGATAAAGATGGCTATAGAGTTGTATCTAATTGTAATGAATATGGGGGACAAACAGTTTTTCATATTCACTTTCATTTAATAGGTGGAAAAAAATTGGGAACAATGGTTTAA